In one Moritella sp. 5 genomic region, the following are encoded:
- a CDS encoding amino acid ABC transporter permease, giving the protein MNNSKLAPTSNGLFNSPKNRAIIFQVISLAVVILCIFYFVNNMFDNVAKRGITTGFSFLSETAGFGISQSLIHYDDTTSTFLDVFIVGLLNTILVGVIGIVLASIIGLMVGIGRLSSNYLIAKLSLVYIETFRNIPILLQILFWYNVVLATLPSPRQSISYFDSIFINNRGLIIPDPIFESGSFSILVAFVLACISVVFLSKWANKRHDLTGEEFPVIKVSISMLIGAPLLMFFLAGQPISAEYPALKGFNFKGGVTIIPELLALIFALSIYTATYIAEAVRAGIESVPQGQKEAAKSLGLKEYVILRKVILPQALRVIIPPVINQYLNLVKNSSLATAIGYPEIVTLFSGTTLNQVGQAIEIILMTMAVYLVFSIVISLLLNWVNARMEIKGR; this is encoded by the coding sequence ATGAATAATTCAAAGCTCGCCCCGACCTCCAATGGTTTATTTAACAGCCCCAAAAATCGCGCGATTATTTTCCAAGTTATTTCTTTGGCTGTTGTGATTTTATGCATTTTTTACTTCGTTAACAACATGTTTGATAATGTAGCAAAAAGGGGTATTACCACAGGTTTTTCGTTCTTAAGTGAAACAGCTGGTTTTGGTATCAGTCAATCGCTTATTCACTATGATGATACAACCTCGACTTTTTTAGATGTATTTATTGTTGGTTTATTAAATACAATCCTAGTGGGTGTTATTGGTATTGTTTTAGCTTCAATTATTGGCTTAATGGTTGGTATTGGTCGTCTATCATCAAACTATTTAATTGCTAAACTGTCGTTGGTTTACATTGAAACATTCCGTAATATTCCTATCTTATTACAGATATTGTTTTGGTATAACGTGGTACTTGCTACGCTACCAAGTCCGCGTCAAAGTATTTCTTATTTCGACTCTATTTTTATCAATAATCGTGGTTTGATTATTCCAGACCCTATTTTCGAATCTGGTAGTTTCTCTATATTAGTGGCGTTTGTACTTGCTTGTATCAGTGTCGTATTTTTGTCTAAATGGGCGAATAAGCGACATGATTTAACGGGTGAAGAATTTCCTGTTATTAAGGTCAGCATTAGCATGTTGATCGGTGCGCCATTGTTAATGTTTTTCCTTGCTGGACAACCAATCAGCGCTGAATATCCGGCATTGAAAGGCTTTAACTTTAAAGGTGGTGTCACGATTATTCCGGAGTTACTGGCGCTGATTTTTGCGTTAAGTATCTATACTGCTACTTATATTGCAGAAGCAGTGCGTGCGGGGATTGAATCTGTACCCCAAGGGCAAAAAGAAGCAGCCAAATCGTTGGGTTTAAAAGAGTATGTGATCTTACGTAAAGTTATTTTACCGCAAGCATTACGCGTGATCATTCCCCCTGTTATTAATCAATATCTTAACCTAGTGAAAAACTCATCACTGGCAACTGCAATTGGTTATCCGGAAATTGTTACCTTGTTCTCGGGGACGACGCTTAACCAAGTTGGGCAGGCTATTGAGATCATTTTAATGACGATGGCCGTGTATCTTGTTTTCAGTATTGTTATATCACTGCTGTTGAATTGGGTTAATGCAAGAATGGAAATTAAAGGAAGATAA
- a CDS encoding amino acid ABC transporter permease, with protein MAVYTMKEAKPAPSTSKGVVFWLRENLFSTIPNTLLTLLGIYFIYSTIPPLLDWMIFDATWSGTKEEVVKEGARWIFIIEKFDQFMYGFYPEALHWRPNLVAVLSLALIFGVPRIGNIKIKLTAMLLYPIVCFILIRGGLGLEVVSTEKWGGLMLTILVAAVGIIASFPIGILLALGRQSDNMPIVKTLCIGFIEFIRGVPLITILFMASVVLPLFFSDGIEFDKLLRALIGITLFQAAYIAEVIRGGLQAIPKGQYEASESLGLTYWQGMILIILPQALKISIPNLVGSFISLFKDTTLVLIIGLFDILAMVTLTNSDTSWLGFEIEGYVFVTIIYWVFCFSMSQYSRVIERKYNTEH; from the coding sequence ATGGCTGTTTATACGATGAAAGAGGCCAAACCTGCACCTTCAACCAGTAAGGGTGTTGTATTCTGGTTACGAGAGAATTTATTTTCTACTATTCCTAATACACTGTTAACACTGCTTGGCATCTACTTTATCTATTCGACGATACCACCATTATTAGATTGGATGATCTTTGATGCGACTTGGAGTGGCACTAAAGAGGAAGTGGTAAAAGAAGGCGCTCGCTGGATATTTATCATTGAAAAATTCGATCAATTTATGTATGGGTTCTACCCTGAAGCCTTACATTGGCGTCCAAATCTGGTTGCGGTGTTGAGTTTAGCGCTTATATTTGGTGTGCCACGCATTGGTAATATTAAGATTAAACTTACGGCAATGCTATTGTACCCAATTGTATGCTTTATCTTGATCCGTGGTGGACTAGGACTTGAAGTGGTCAGTACTGAAAAGTGGGGCGGCTTAATGTTGACAATTTTGGTTGCTGCTGTCGGTATCATTGCATCATTCCCAATTGGTATTTTATTGGCGCTAGGGCGTCAGTCAGACAACATGCCGATTGTTAAAACCTTATGTATTGGTTTTATCGAATTTATTCGTGGTGTGCCGCTCATTACTATTTTGTTTATGGCGTCGGTAGTACTGCCATTGTTCTTTAGCGATGGTATCGAGTTTGATAAGTTATTACGTGCGTTAATTGGTATCACACTGTTCCAAGCTGCTTATATTGCCGAAGTTATTCGTGGTGGTTTACAAGCTATTCCAAAAGGTCAATACGAAGCCAGTGAGTCATTAGGGTTAACCTATTGGCAAGGGATGATTTTGATTATTCTGCCACAGGCGTTAAAGATCTCGATCCCGAACCTAGTGGGCTCTTTCATCTCACTGTTTAAAGATACAACGCTGGTACTTATTATTGGCTTATTCGATATTCTTGCAATGGTCACTCTGACTAATAGTGATACCAGTTGGCTTGGTTTTGAAATCGAAGGGTACGTATTTGTTACTATTATTTATTGGGTGTTTTGTTTCAGCATGTCGCAATACTCGCGCGTGATAGAGCGTAAATATAATACCGAGCATTAA
- a CDS encoding amino acid ABC transporter ATP-binding protein, which yields MSEQENMISMQGVNKWYGDFHVLKDINLNIKKGEKVVICGPSGSGKSTTIRCLNHLEKFQEGKININGTDLIDDVKVVRHIRSQVGMVFQHFNLFPHLSVLENLLLAPTWVHKKPRHEAIKTAMNYLERVKIADQAHKFPNQLSGGQQQRVAIARCLCINPEIMLFDEPTSALDPEMVSEVLDVMVELADEGITMICVTHEMGFAKKVADRVIFMDAGQIIEENEPHEFFDNPQSDRLKMFLDQILSH from the coding sequence ATGTCAGAACAAGAAAATATGATCAGCATGCAAGGCGTTAACAAATGGTATGGTGATTTTCACGTACTTAAAGACATTAACTTAAATATTAAAAAAGGTGAGAAAGTGGTTATCTGTGGCCCGTCAGGCTCAGGTAAATCCACCACTATTCGTTGCCTGAACCACCTTGAGAAGTTTCAGGAAGGTAAAATTAATATTAACGGTACTGACTTGATTGATGATGTAAAGGTCGTACGTCATATCCGCTCGCAAGTCGGCATGGTATTCCAGCACTTTAATTTGTTCCCACATCTTTCAGTATTGGAAAACTTGTTATTAGCACCAACTTGGGTGCATAAGAAACCAAGGCATGAAGCGATTAAAACCGCGATGAACTACCTTGAACGTGTGAAAATTGCCGACCAAGCGCATAAGTTTCCAAATCAGCTTTCTGGTGGCCAGCAACAACGTGTAGCGATCGCCCGCTGTCTGTGTATCAACCCTGAGATCATGTTGTTTGACGAACCAACATCGGCACTGGATCCAGAAATGGTATCTGAAGTGTTAGATGTAATGGTCGAGCTAGCGGATGAAGGTATTACCATGATTTGTGTAACCCACGAAATGGGTTTTGCTAAGAAAGTGGCAGACCGCGTTATCTTTATGGATGCAGGGCAAATTATTGAAGAAAATGAACCGCATGAGTTCTTCGATAATCCACAATCAGATCGTTTAAAAATGTTCTTAGATCAGATTTTATCGCACTAA
- a CDS encoding zf-TFIIB domain-containing protein has protein sequence MNCTSCKNGALFPSFIEGLFRAHTCSSCGGNWILIEDYVSWKERNIDYQFSDDISIEESEIPDSKQALLCPASGSIMRKFRISSTNEHKLDYSAVVGGIWLDKGEWEWLKSEGLAGCLNAVVTQHWQKKIREKSAKDNFSDIYDAKFGHEVYSKIKQMREWLLVQDQKSDLRAYLLAEDPYSAEK, from the coding sequence ATGAATTGTACAAGCTGTAAAAACGGTGCTTTATTTCCAAGCTTTATCGAAGGGCTATTTAGGGCCCATACCTGTTCATCGTGTGGCGGTAACTGGATCCTCATCGAAGATTATGTTTCATGGAAAGAAAGAAATATTGATTATCAGTTTTCTGATGATATCTCTATTGAAGAATCAGAAATCCCAGATTCCAAACAAGCGCTTCTTTGTCCTGCTTCGGGGAGCATAATGCGGAAATTTAGAATATCTTCAACCAATGAGCATAAGCTGGATTACAGTGCAGTCGTTGGCGGCATATGGCTAGATAAAGGGGAGTGGGAATGGCTAAAAAGTGAAGGGTTAGCTGGCTGTTTAAATGCCGTAGTGACTCAACACTGGCAAAAAAAGATAAGAGAAAAAAGTGCTAAAGATAATTTTTCCGATATTTACGATGCTAAATTTGGTCATGAAGTTTATTCCAAAATAAAGCAAATGCGTGAATGGTTATTAGTTCAAGACCAAAAGTCAGATCTAAGGGCATATCTTTTAGCTGAAGACCCTTACTCAGCAGAAAAATAA
- a CDS encoding GNAT family N-acetyltransferase → MEIKSYSAEWAIEVADLFHQSVHTIDPSVYTPEQKEAWASTPPDYAKWSLRLDEKRPFVAIINGLIAGFIELDADGHIDCTYTHPNFQGMGVASALYAHLLAEAKLRNIECLYVEASFIAKPFFEHRGFSVIKRNTFQRNGVTLVNFTMERYISVSF, encoded by the coding sequence TTGGAAATTAAATCATACTCTGCCGAATGGGCGATTGAGGTTGCTGACTTGTTTCATCAATCTGTTCACACAATAGATCCTTCGGTATATACCCCAGAACAGAAAGAAGCTTGGGCTTCTACGCCTCCTGATTATGCTAAATGGTCCCTGCGATTAGACGAAAAAAGACCATTTGTGGCTATCATCAATGGTCTTATCGCTGGTTTTATCGAGCTAGATGCCGATGGTCATATTGATTGTACTTACACACACCCAAACTTTCAGGGGATGGGCGTCGCGTCTGCACTTTATGCGCATTTGCTTGCGGAAGCAAAACTCAGAAATATCGAGTGTTTATATGTTGAAGCATCATTTATCGCTAAGCCGTTCTTCGAGCATCGGGGATTTTCTGTAATAAAGAGAAATACCTTCCAACGAAATGGTGTTACTTTGGTTAACTTTACAATGGAAAGATATATAAGTGTATCGTTCTGA
- a CDS encoding AAA family ATPase, with protein MNLLDSKHYLLSATLKEDKVDGYDAYPLCLPAIRGLTDKLMFHDAVTFIVGENGTGKSTLLEAIAVSQGFNPEGGTKNFNFSTRSSHSNLSDYLRIAKAIKRPKTGYFLRAESFYNVATEIEQLDNEPSFGPPVIDSYGGVSLHEQSHGESFFALMQNRFGANGLYILDEPEAALSPNRQMAMITLLHQLVNQGCQFIIATHSPILLSYPNSMVYEIRENGLVQVDYEDTDTYSVTKHYLNNYRSMLDILLEE; from the coding sequence ATGAACTTACTCGATTCAAAACACTACTTACTTTCTGCAACGTTGAAAGAAGATAAAGTTGATGGATATGATGCCTACCCTTTATGTTTACCGGCAATCAGAGGGCTAACTGATAAGTTAATGTTTCATGACGCGGTAACATTTATTGTTGGCGAAAATGGCACGGGTAAATCGACTTTACTTGAAGCAATCGCGGTATCTCAAGGGTTTAATCCAGAAGGGGGAACTAAAAATTTCAACTTTTCGACGAGAAGTTCTCACTCCAATCTTAGCGATTACCTCCGTATTGCTAAAGCGATTAAAAGACCAAAAACAGGTTATTTTCTTCGGGCTGAGAGTTTCTATAATGTAGCCACTGAAATAGAGCAGCTTGATAATGAACCGTCATTCGGTCCGCCAGTCATTGACTCCTATGGTGGTGTGTCGTTACACGAACAATCACATGGGGAATCTTTTTTCGCCCTAATGCAAAATCGATTTGGTGCAAATGGCTTATACATTCTAGACGAACCAGAGGCAGCATTATCACCTAACCGACAGATGGCTATGATTACTTTGTTACATCAACTTGTTAATCAAGGCTGCCAGTTTATTATTGCCACTCATTCGCCGATATTACTTTCTTATCCAAATTCAATGGTTTATGAAATACGTGAAAATGGATTAGTACAAGTCGATTATGAAGATACAGATACATATTCAGTCACCAAGCATTACTTGAACAATTATAGGTCAATGCTAGACATACTTTTAGAGGAATAA
- a CDS encoding GFA family protein, producing MRILSGSCLCGKVGIEVPDDFDYMGNCHCTECRKFTGSDYSSVGGIASSKFIFSKGEEFVSIYPKSEETELAFCQCCGSSLFSKKITGGKHNIRLGILDCTPTHKPNFHIFVASKAPWLDINDKLKQFEKEPVK from the coding sequence ATGAGAATATTAAGCGGATCATGTTTATGTGGAAAAGTTGGCATTGAAGTTCCTGATGATTTTGACTATATGGGTAATTGTCATTGTACAGAGTGTCGTAAATTCACGGGCTCAGATTATTCGTCTGTGGGGGGCATTGCATCTTCAAAATTTATTTTTTCAAAAGGTGAAGAATTTGTTTCGATATATCCAAAAAGTGAAGAGACTGAATTAGCATTTTGTCAGTGTTGTGGTTCGAGCTTATTTTCAAAAAAAATCACGGGTGGTAAGCACAATATCCGCTTGGGAATTTTAGACTGCACCCCTACACATAAACCTAACTTTCATATCTTTGTCGCTTCAAAAGCGCCATGGCTTGATATTAATGACAAGTTAAAACAGTTTGAAAAAGAGCCTGTAAAGTAG
- a CDS encoding DUF4440 domain-containing protein, with translation MNILIEQEIALHQYEIRQNKAEITRLLHVEFQEVGESGTSYDFQSINAMMEEEQASNGYIHSQNFECINLESCVQMLLYKSAWVNELGIKSLFAKRVSIWVLNGVQWQLKYHQGTRCDSFSITTY, from the coding sequence ATGAATATTTTAATTGAACAAGAGATTGCACTTCATCAATATGAGATTAGACAGAATAAAGCTGAAATTACGCGTTTACTGCATGTTGAATTTCAGGAGGTCGGAGAGTCGGGAACGAGTTACGATTTCCAAAGTATTAATGCCATGATGGAAGAAGAGCAAGCGTCAAACGGCTATATCCATTCTCAAAACTTCGAGTGTATTAACCTAGAGTCATGCGTTCAAATGCTATTATACAAATCAGCGTGGGTTAATGAACTTGGTATCAAAAGCCTCTTTGCGAAACGTGTTTCCATCTGGGTATTAAATGGTGTTCAATGGCAGTTGAAATATCATCAAGGCACTCGGTGCGATTCATTCTCAATTACCACATATTAA
- the ahpF gene encoding alkyl hydroperoxide reductase subunit F produces MLDQNMKTQLKAYLENLKTEVQLVLSLDDSDTAQKLHTLANDIASLSERVIVIEDQSASTRKPIMQVINPIKQTAIGFAGLPMGHEFTSLILALLHSGGHPMKLDAEVIKQIANLEGEMNFEIFISLSCQNCPDVVQALNMMAATNPNIKTTMIDGAAFQDEVAERNIMAVPSVYLNGEVFTQGRISLTEILSKVDTGAAKKQATALNEKEPYEVLVVGGGPAGASAAIYAARKGIRTGVVAERFGGQVMDTMAIENFISVKETQGPKLAAALEEHVKEYDVDIMNEQRASRLVSAEKTADGYIHVELDSGATLKSRSVILSTGARWREMNVPGEQKYRNKGVAYCPHCDGPLFKGKKVAVIGGGNSGIEAAIDLAGIVEHVTVLEFADTLRADQVLVNKANSMANIEIIKQAQTTEVIGNGTRVTALNYVDRATGDAKQIELAGIFVQIGLMPNSDFLKDSGVALSPRGEIEVNAKGETSVAGIFAAGDVTTVPYKQIIIAMGEGSKASLSAFDHLIRTPAPTAANKT; encoded by the coding sequence ATGTTAGACCAAAATATGAAAACCCAGTTAAAGGCGTATTTAGAAAACTTAAAAACGGAAGTACAACTTGTGCTGAGTCTTGATGACAGTGATACTGCGCAAAAATTACATACGTTAGCAAATGACATTGCTTCACTAAGCGAAAGAGTAATCGTTATTGAAGATCAAAGTGCGAGCACGCGTAAGCCGATTATGCAGGTAATCAATCCAATCAAACAAACCGCGATTGGTTTTGCTGGTTTACCGATGGGGCACGAATTTACGTCACTGATATTGGCACTCCTGCACAGTGGTGGCCACCCTATGAAGCTAGATGCTGAGGTGATTAAACAAATTGCCAACCTTGAAGGTGAGATGAACTTTGAAATATTCATTTCATTAAGCTGTCAGAATTGCCCAGACGTTGTGCAAGCATTAAATATGATGGCGGCAACTAACCCAAATATCAAAACAACCATGATTGACGGTGCAGCATTCCAAGATGAAGTCGCTGAACGTAATATCATGGCAGTGCCAAGTGTTTACTTAAACGGAGAAGTCTTCACCCAAGGTCGTATTTCATTAACGGAAATATTATCAAAAGTAGATACTGGCGCAGCAAAAAAACAAGCCACCGCATTAAATGAAAAAGAACCGTACGAAGTACTTGTTGTGGGCGGTGGTCCAGCGGGTGCATCAGCTGCAATTTATGCCGCACGGAAAGGTATCCGCACAGGTGTCGTGGCAGAACGTTTTGGTGGCCAAGTCATGGATACAATGGCTATCGAGAACTTTATTTCGGTAAAAGAAACCCAAGGACCTAAACTCGCTGCAGCACTTGAAGAACACGTAAAAGAATATGACGTGGATATCATGAACGAACAAAGAGCGAGTCGTTTAGTCAGTGCAGAAAAAACAGCCGATGGCTATATTCATGTTGAACTCGACAGTGGCGCGACATTAAAAAGCCGCAGTGTGATCTTATCAACAGGCGCTCGTTGGAGAGAAATGAACGTCCCCGGCGAACAAAAATACCGTAACAAAGGCGTGGCTTACTGCCCACACTGTGATGGCCCGTTATTCAAAGGTAAGAAAGTTGCCGTGATCGGTGGCGGCAACTCTGGTATCGAAGCAGCTATCGACTTAGCGGGTATTGTTGAACATGTCACAGTACTTGAATTTGCAGATACCTTACGTGCCGATCAAGTACTCGTCAATAAAGCCAACAGCATGGCTAATATTGAGATAATTAAACAAGCACAAACCACAGAAGTTATCGGTAACGGTACGCGTGTAACTGCACTTAATTATGTAGACCGTGCGACTGGTGATGCAAAACAGATCGAACTTGCTGGTATCTTTGTACAAATTGGTTTGATGCCAAACAGTGACTTCTTAAAAGACAGTGGTGTTGCTTTATCACCGCGTGGTGAAATTGAAGTGAATGCTAAAGGTGAAACCTCTGTTGCAGGTATATTTGCAGCCGGTGACGTAACCACTGTGCCTTATAAGCAAATCATTATTGCCATGGGTGAAGGTTCAAAAGCCAGTTTAAGTGCATTTGATCATTTGATTCGTACTCCAGCGCCAACTGCAGCAAACAAGACGTAA
- the ahpC gene encoding alkyl hydroperoxide reductase subunit C — translation MINTEIKPFNATAFKQGEFVEISEKDVKGKWAVFFFYPADFTFVCPTELGDVADHYEELQKRGVEVFSVSTDTHFTHKAWHDSSDTIGKINYYMVGDQAGNITNNFGVMREGQGLADRATFLVDPQGVIQAMEITAEGIGRDAEDLMRKVKAAQYVAANPGEVCPAKWKEGEATLAPSLDLVGKI, via the coding sequence ATGATCAACACTGAAATTAAACCGTTTAACGCAACCGCTTTCAAACAAGGCGAATTCGTAGAAATATCAGAAAAAGACGTGAAAGGTAAATGGGCTGTATTCTTCTTCTACCCAGCTGACTTCACTTTTGTTTGTCCTACTGAACTAGGTGATGTTGCAGACCATTACGAAGAACTACAAAAACGTGGCGTAGAAGTTTTCTCTGTATCAACTGACACCCACTTCACTCACAAAGCATGGCACGACAGTTCAGACACTATCGGCAAAATCAACTACTACATGGTAGGCGACCAAGCTGGCAACATTACAAACAACTTCGGTGTAATGCGTGAAGGTCAAGGTCTTGCAGACCGTGCAACGTTCCTCGTTGACCCACAAGGTGTTATCCAAGCAATGGAAATCACTGCAGAAGGTATTGGCCGTGACGCTGAAGACTTAATGCGTAAAGTTAAAGCTGCACAATATGTAGCAGCTAACCCAGGTGAAGTATGTCCAGCTAAATGGAAAGAAGGCGAAGCAACACTTGCTCCTTCACTAGACCTAGTAGGTAAAATCTAA
- a CDS encoding GNAT family N-acetyltransferase: protein MKIEIAHMTHLTAFKSYVDECVDDGISLYEFIFNNYAGYLNKRIAYARGEQLPKGWTPIITYFCIENGVILGSIRVRLGTNAYIEDVIGHVGYETRSSARGKGVAKFMLASIQKTVLTDNVIITCDPVNIASRKVIESCDGEFINQFYCEEENQHVLRYQLSSI from the coding sequence ATGAAAATAGAGATTGCACACATGACGCATTTAACCGCCTTCAAATCTTATGTCGATGAATGCGTAGATGATGGTATTAGCCTCTATGAGTTTATCTTCAATAATTACGCTGGCTATCTTAACAAGCGGATTGCTTATGCTCGTGGTGAGCAACTCCCGAAAGGTTGGACACCGATCATTACTTATTTCTGTATCGAGAATGGGGTTATTCTTGGATCAATACGAGTGAGGCTGGGGACTAATGCTTATATCGAGGACGTGATCGGTCATGTTGGATACGAAACTAGGTCATCTGCTAGAGGTAAAGGCGTCGCTAAATTCATGTTAGCGAGTATTCAAAAAACAGTATTAACCGATAATGTTATTATCACTTGTGATCCTGTCAATATTGCGTCACGTAAAGTTATCGAAAGTTGTGACGGCGAATTTATTAATCAATTCTATTGTGAAGAAGAAAACCAACACGTGCTGAGATATCAATTATCCTCGATATAA
- a CDS encoding outer membrane beta-barrel protein, giving the protein MKLIYLYFTLATLFSSAAFANNNYTPVSYRYYQLNYTEVVAENANDPLKTYQINISNLISPYIFSRTSFNYLSKETIIDAQNSMTTTSMQAVFNMGTRLALLPKIDLTIESGAIYEFGKEIEFKSNSVSATNDDFDREFGFNAAVGLAMQFSHQLEFIIDAAYIDIGDESEMEYSAELVAHLLPNLALVASGVMYEESSGFGFGLQFDF; this is encoded by the coding sequence ATGAAACTAATATATCTGTACTTCACATTAGCCACGCTATTTTCTAGTGCGGCTTTTGCTAATAATAACTATACTCCGGTTAGCTATCGATATTACCAACTAAACTATACGGAAGTTGTAGCTGAAAATGCTAATGACCCGTTAAAAACCTACCAGATCAATATATCCAACTTAATTAGCCCTTATATCTTTAGCAGGACAAGTTTCAACTATTTAAGTAAAGAAACGATTATTGACGCACAAAATTCAATGACAACAACGTCGATGCAAGCCGTATTCAACATGGGTACAAGGTTGGCGCTATTACCCAAAATTGATCTCACAATTGAAAGTGGTGCTATTTATGAATTTGGTAAAGAAATCGAATTTAAATCGAATTCGGTTTCCGCTACTAATGATGATTTTGACCGTGAATTCGGATTTAATGCAGCTGTAGGTCTCGCCATGCAATTCAGTCACCAACTAGAGTTTATTATTGATGCGGCTTATATCGATATCGGTGACGAATCAGAAATGGAATACAGTGCGGAACTCGTTGCCCACCTACTGCCAAATCTAGCGCTAGTCGCAAGTGGCGTGATGTATGAAGAAAGCTCAGGGTTTGGTTTTGGCTTGCAATTTGACTTTTAA
- a CDS encoding GNAT family N-acetyltransferase, with product MNIKQASLEELNDLVSLFDQYMVFYKQPSAPQKYRPYLGERLMNNDATVFIAYNKAGEAMGFVLNYHSFSSVSLGKIMVLNDLFIVPAYRKQGVANELIHRVVREAKNIGAIRVDLNTAQDNFSAQALYEKLGFLKNTEYFSYHLAVK from the coding sequence ATGAACATCAAGCAAGCCTCTCTGGAAGAATTAAACGATCTCGTTAGTTTATTTGATCAATATATGGTGTTTTATAAGCAACCATCTGCCCCTCAAAAATACCGTCCGTATTTAGGTGAGCGTTTAATGAATAATGATGCGACCGTGTTTATCGCTTATAACAAAGCGGGGGAAGCGATGGGATTTGTCCTTAATTATCATTCGTTCTCGTCGGTATCATTAGGTAAAATCATGGTCTTAAACGATTTGTTTATTGTACCTGCGTATCGGAAACAGGGCGTCGCAAATGAGTTGATTCATCGGGTGGTGCGAGAAGCAAAAAACATCGGTGCAATTCGAGTAGATTTAAATACTGCACAAGATAATTTCTCAGCGCAAGCACTGTACGAAAAACTAGGATTTTTAAAAAATACGGAATATTTTAGTTACCATTTAGCCGTCAAATAA
- a CDS encoding YqiJ family protein, with product MLAFFLSDINLAYTIAISIVFIFTVIEILGLLIGLSLLDIFDNISPFNLDGSATVQMGGLTTALDWLCLSKLPLFIWLILSFTLFAISGFVLNFTAISTFQWQPSFLMTGPFSVFITLVFLHFIGAKLAKLLPQRDASVTSTAEFNGKLARITIGTATKGNPAEAVLIDDVNQKHYLMVEPAYEHEIFTQGSEVVVVEKLTTSWLAIPFN from the coding sequence ATGCTGGCGTTCTTTTTATCTGATATTAATTTAGCTTATACCATAGCGATTAGTATCGTATTTATATTTACCGTAATTGAAATTTTAGGGTTACTCATAGGGCTCAGCCTATTAGACATATTCGATAATATCTCGCCTTTTAATCTTGATGGTTCGGCAACTGTGCAAATGGGTGGCTTAACCACGGCGTTAGACTGGTTATGCCTGAGTAAATTACCCTTATTCATTTGGTTAATTTTGTCATTTACCTTATTTGCTATTTCAGGCTTTGTACTCAACTTTACCGCCATATCGACTTTTCAGTGGCAGCCTTCATTCTTAATGACGGGACCATTTAGTGTATTTATCACCTTGGTTTTCCTGCATTTCATTGGGGCTAAGTTGGCCAAACTATTACCACAACGTGACGCGTCAGTAACATCAACTGCAGAGTTCAATGGTAAATTAGCCCGCATTACGATAGGGACCGCAACGAAAGGTAACCCCGCAGAAGCAGTACTCATTGATGACGTTAATCAAAAGCATTACTTGATGGTCGAGCCTGCTTACGAACATGAAATTTTTACGCAAGGTTCAGAAGTCGTTGTGGTTGAAAAGCTGACAACGAGCTGGCTCGCGATCCCATTTAACTGA